One Spinacia oleracea cultivar Varoflay chromosome 4, BTI_SOV_V1, whole genome shotgun sequence DNA segment encodes these proteins:
- the LOC110796102 gene encoding uncharacterized protein, translating to MEGKRHKMNLFKILVCFALVQLMYSGEMAESCSLGGDGCGVFEWCCSGYSCTDTLHGGVCKSDKCVTAGMVCDVSSGGSHHCCGRLICDYDVQICIHESE from the exons ATGGAGGGGAAGCGCCACAAGATGAATTTATTCAAAATCTTGGTTTGCTTTGCATTAG TTCAATTGATGTATAGTGGGGAAATGGCTGAGTCATGTAGTCTCGGAGGAGACGGTTGTGGTGTTTTTGAGTGGTGTTGTTCAGGGTACAGTTGTACGGATACACTGCACGGGGGTGTATGCAAAAGTG ATAAATGCGTAACTGCTGGAATGGTGTGCGATGTTAGTTCCGGTGGTTCACACCATTGTTGTGGAAGGTTGATTTGTGATTATGATGTGCAAATTTGTATCCATGAATCAGAATGA